In a single window of the Campylobacter hyointestinalis subsp. lawsonii genome:
- a CDS encoding cytochrome c3 family protein, which produces MELRKTKLFTIVIFVIGGLVGLGFALGIAQFMYVTGGDKFCVSCHVMEPMVGSYKNDIHGGNNKVGFKAECVACHLPHDNIVKYTYQKAVNGMVEGAITLFGNPEKYDWEARRKESKRYVYDSGCMHCHGDIKNVSSQNMKSFLPHRDYFAKNINKTCVECHEHVGHKNLGFHLKAKFGDLNITK; this is translated from the coding sequence GTGGAGTTGAGAAAGACAAAGCTTTTTACTATAGTTATCTTTGTTATAGGTGGCTTAGTTGGGCTTGGATTTGCTCTTGGTATAGCACAGTTTATGTATGTGACCGGTGGAGATAAGTTTTGCGTATCTTGCCATGTTATGGAACCTATGGTTGGCTCGTATAAAAACGACATTCATGGCGGAAATAACAAAGTTGGATTTAAAGCAGAATGCGTTGCTTGTCACTTACCACATGACAATATAGTTAAATATACATATCAAAAGGCTGTCAATGGTATGGTTGAAGGTGCCATTACGCTCTTTGGCAACCCAGAAAAATACGACTGGGAAGCTAGAAGAAAAGAGTCTAAGAGATATGTGTATGATAGTGGTTGTATGCACTGCCATGGTGACATAAAAAATGTTTCTTCACAAAATATGAAGTCGTTTTTGCCACACCGTGATTATTTTGCCAAAAACATAAACAAAACTTGTGTCGAATGTCATGAGCACGTCGGGCACAAAAATCTTGGTTTTCACCTTAAAGCTAAATTTGGTGATTTAAATATTACAAAGTAA
- a CDS encoding Crp/Fnr family transcriptional regulator, producing the protein MIKQIPFFTDLNEEEIKKLENISVLKNYKRDEFLFIEGEEAKWFNVLLKGTIKIYKTTPKGKEIFLHTITPISLVAELVNFENIPYPASGIFLSDSEVLRINYHKFETEFLQNPKICFKLLKSMASKLRIMNNVLQNELTLKSDAKVAKFIVENHELFSTLKHVQIASILNITPETFSRIIAQFKQQNLIKFDDNLNLIFKDNEKLISIFNQ; encoded by the coding sequence TTGATAAAGCAAATCCCATTTTTTACAGATCTAAATGAAGAAGAGATAAAAAAGCTTGAAAATATCTCTGTTTTAAAAAACTATAAAAGAGATGAGTTTTTATTTATTGAAGGCGAAGAAGCAAAGTGGTTCAATGTACTCTTAAAAGGAACTATAAAAATTTATAAAACAACTCCAAAAGGCAAAGAGATATTTCTACATACGATTACTCCGATCTCTTTGGTGGCCGAACTAGTAAATTTTGAAAATATACCTTATCCTGCTAGTGGTATATTTTTAAGCGATTCTGAGGTTCTAAGGATAAATTATCACAAATTTGAAACAGAATTTTTACAAAATCCAAAAATTTGCTTTAAACTTTTAAAATCTATGGCTTCAAAACTTAGAATTATGAACAATGTGTTACAAAATGAACTAACTCTTAAAAGTGATGCAAAAGTAGCAAAATTTATAGTAGAAAATCATGAGCTATTTTCTACGCTAAAACACGTTCAAATAGCGTCTATACTGAATATTACGCCCGAAACTTTTTCAAGAATTATTGCACAATTCAAACAGCAAAACTTAATTAAATTTGATGATAACCTTAATCTTATCTTTAAAGATAATGAAAAGCTTATAAGCATTTTTAATCAATAA
- the metG gene encoding methionine--tRNA ligase, which produces MKKYITTPIYYVNDVPHIGHAYTTIIADTMARYYRLAGYDTFFLTGTDEHGQKIEEAAKAHNKTPKEYADEVSAKFKSLWDSFDISYDRFIRTTDEDHKLTAQNAFMKMYEKGDIYKGEYEGNYCVSCESFFPTKDLIDEEFCPDCGKKTRIVKEESYFFKLSTYQEKLLKWYEKDSCILPKGKKNEIISFVKGGLKDLSITRTSFEWGVKLPSSLNEPRHVMYVWLDALINYLSALGYTTDNKRMDYWNDTIHLVGKDILRFHAVYWPAFLMSLELPLPTSVAAHGWWTRDGKKMSKSIGNVVDPKQVADAYGLEAFRYFLLREVPFGQDGDFSQKALMDRINSELSNDLGNLLSRIVGMSSKYSNYDINRENVAKFYLAELETAKTHLEGAIEAINEIATNRYLEELWKVLNLANASVAKYEPWNLIKEGKSDEANALVALVANLLAKVAVLLSPAMPKSSEKIAKTLGFEINTKTYNDIILKNELLNLKSSDTEPLFTKVESELMAPPPLQKIEPIENKQEIKIDDFKKCVIKVGTILECDNIEGSDKLLKFKIDLGEANPRQIISGIAKFYEPKDLIGKQVCVLANLKPAKIFKHLSEGMILSAEDGSLTLLSTLAPVKNGSLVG; this is translated from the coding sequence ATGAAAAAATACATAACTACACCTATTTATTATGTAAATGACGTACCGCATATCGGTCACGCATATACAACCATTATAGCAGATACTATGGCTAGGTATTACCGATTAGCAGGATATGATACGTTTTTTTTAACAGGCACTGACGAGCATGGTCAAAAGATAGAAGAAGCTGCTAAAGCACACAATAAAACACCAAAAGAGTATGCTGATGAAGTGAGTGCTAAGTTTAAATCGCTTTGGGATAGTTTTGATATAAGCTATGATAGATTTATCCGCACTACTGATGAAGATCACAAGCTTACAGCTCAAAATGCATTTATGAAAATGTATGAAAAAGGAGATATCTATAAAGGCGAGTATGAAGGCAATTACTGCGTTAGTTGTGAGAGTTTTTTTCCTACAAAAGATCTTATAGATGAAGAGTTTTGCCCTGATTGTGGCAAAAAAACCCGTATAGTAAAAGAAGAAAGCTACTTTTTTAAACTATCTACCTATCAAGAAAAACTTTTAAAATGGTATGAAAAAGACAGCTGCATACTTCCAAAAGGCAAAAAAAATGAAATTATAAGCTTTGTAAAAGGCGGTTTAAAAGATCTATCTATCACTAGAACTAGCTTTGAGTGGGGAGTGAAGCTTCCTAGTAGTTTAAATGAACCGCGTCATGTGATGTATGTGTGGCTAGACGCTCTTATAAACTATCTTTCAGCACTTGGTTATACTACTGATAACAAAAGAATGGATTATTGGAATGACACGATACATTTAGTCGGAAAAGATATCTTAAGATTCCACGCCGTGTATTGGCCTGCATTTTTGATGAGTTTAGAACTTCCTCTTCCTACTAGCGTGGCTGCTCATGGCTGGTGGACAAGAGATGGCAAAAAGATGAGTAAAAGCATAGGAAACGTAGTAGATCCTAAACAGGTTGCAGATGCTTATGGGCTTGAGGCTTTTAGATACTTTTTGCTTAGAGAAGTGCCATTTGGTCAAGACGGCGATTTTTCTCAAAAAGCTCTTATGGATCGTATAAATAGTGAGCTTAGCAATGATCTAGGAAATTTACTAAGTCGTATAGTCGGAATGAGCTCAAAATACTCAAACTATGATATAAACAGAGAAAACGTGGCTAAGTTTTATTTAGCAGAGTTAGAGACTGCCAAAACTCATCTTGAAGGTGCTATAGAAGCTATAAACGAAATAGCTACAAATCGTTATTTGGAGGAGCTTTGGAAAGTTTTAAATTTAGCAAATGCAAGCGTGGCAAAGTATGAGCCTTGGAATTTGATAAAAGAGGGCAAAAGTGATGAGGCAAATGCTTTAGTTGCTTTAGTAGCAAATTTACTTGCAAAAGTTGCCGTGCTACTAAGTCCTGCTATGCCAAAAAGTAGTGAGAAAATAGCTAAAACTTTGGGTTTTGAGATAAATACTAAGACTTATAATGACATTATTTTAAAAAATGAGCTTTTAAATTTAAAATCAAGTGATACAGAACCTCTTTTTACCAAAGTAGAATCAGAACTAATGGCACCGCCTCCACTTCAAAAAATAGAGCCTATAGAAAATAAACAAGAGATAAAAATCGACGACTTTAAAAAATGCGTGATAAAAGTAGGAACTATCTTAGAGTGTGATAATATCGAGGGTAGTGATAAACTTTTGAAGTTTAAAATCGATCTTGGCGAAGCTAATCCTCGTCAGATCATAAGCGGTATTGCTAAATTTTACGAACCAAAAGATCTAATAGGAAAGCAAGTTTGTGTTTTAGCAAACTTAAAACCGGCTAAGATATTTAAACACTTAAGCGAAGGAATGATACTTAGTGCAGAAGATGGCAGCTTAACTCTTCTTAGTACTTTAGCACCTGTAAAAAACGGAAGTTTAGTAGGATAA
- a CDS encoding class 1 fructose-bisphosphatase: MQEIIKTIEKIAVKISQELKYSDLGYTDHANSTGDTQLKLDVKSDNIITQEFMGVSSVRSLVSEEKEDALNIHKDGEFIIAYDPLDGSSLVDVNFAVGSIFGVYKNELKPSNLVAAIYCIYGPRLEMVVCEDTPKLYRLDRDGSFKFIKDLSLKEKGKLNATGGTQKGWSVAHRNFIKALFDEGYRLRYSGAMVSDLHQILLKGGGLFSYPATTDAPNGKLRVTFEVLPFAFIYERAGGATTNGKNSSLFDINLEKIHQTTPCFFGSKYEINRLLEFYNG, encoded by the coding sequence ATGCAAGAGATCATAAAAACGATAGAAAAAATAGCAGTTAAAATAAGCCAAGAGCTAAAATATTCCGACCTTGGCTACACAGATCACGCAAACTCTACAGGCGACACTCAGTTAAAACTTGATGTCAAAAGCGACAACATAATCACGCAAGAATTTATGGGAGTTTCTAGCGTAAGATCACTAGTAAGCGAAGAGAAAGAAGATGCGCTTAACATCCATAAAGATGGCGAGTTTATCATCGCTTATGATCCGCTTGATGGAAGTAGCTTAGTTGATGTAAATTTCGCCGTTGGAAGTATTTTTGGTGTATATAAAAATGAGCTAAAACCATCAAATTTAGTAGCGGCAATCTATTGTATTTATGGGCCTAGACTTGAGATGGTAGTGTGTGAAGACACGCCAAAACTTTATCGTTTGGATAGAGATGGAAGTTTTAAATTTATAAAAGATCTAAGCCTAAAAGAAAAAGGCAAACTAAACGCAACAGGTGGCACCCAAAAAGGCTGGAGCGTGGCTCATAGAAACTTCATCAAAGCTCTATTTGATGAGGGATATCGCCTTAGATATAGTGGTGCTATGGTTAGTGATCTGCATCAAATTTTGCTTAAAGGTGGCGGACTTTTTAGCTATCCGGCTACGACTGACGCACCAAATGGAAAGCTTAGAGTTACTTTTGAAGTCTTGCCTTTTGCTTTCATATACGAAAGGGCAGGCGGTGCTACTACAAATGGAAAAAATAGCTCACTTTTTGATATAAACTTAGAAAAAATCCACCAAACAACGCCTTGTTTTTTTGGTTCAAAATATGAGATAAACAGACTTTTAGAGTTTTATAATGGTTGA
- a CDS encoding molybdopterin-guanine dinucleotide biosynthesis protein B encodes MKRLAVAVSGKSGSGKTTLIAKIAKKLISKGYKVAITKHDPGDKAKFDFEGKDSYLFSSLGADVAVVSPKRTTMLLQSGLFGGSERVGSEAHDNKTEEFSPSKTECENDLNKLVGYFGEFDYLIVEGLKFIPLPRITVFRGEIDERYKPFSDAYATNLDYFSDENKPKFGLEDIENIIKWIDNNAKRV; translated from the coding sequence ATAAAACGTTTAGCTGTGGCAGTTTCTGGTAAAAGCGGAAGCGGTAAAACAACACTTATCGCTAAAATCGCTAAAAAGCTCATATCCAAAGGTTACAAAGTAGCTATCACAAAGCACGACCCAGGCGATAAAGCTAAATTTGATTTTGAGGGAAAAGATAGTTATCTTTTTAGCTCACTTGGCGCAGACGTCGCAGTAGTAAGCCCAAAACGCACTACTATGCTTTTGCAAAGCGGACTTTTTGGCGGGAGTGAGCGTGTAGGCTCAGAAGCACACGACAATAAAACAGAGGAATTCTCGCCTAGCAAAACAGAGTGTGAGAATGACTTAAATAAGCTTGTAGGCTATTTTGGTGAGTTTGACTATCTCATAGTTGAGGGGCTTAAGTTTATTCCACTTCCACGCATTACGGTTTTTAGGGGTGAGATCGATGAGAGATATAAGCCATTTAGCGATGCTTACGCTACAAATTTAGACTATTTTAGCGACGAAAATAAACCTAAATTTGGACTTGAAGATATAGAAAATATCATAAAATGGATAGATAATAATGCAAAAAGGGTATAA
- a CDS encoding redoxin domain-containing protein encodes MINLPKNCVVFTYPKMGKNGEFLPDELKNLAGLTGCSNQCKAYQQNLNLIKNIGFELIAISSQSQSEIDEFKNSLGLDFKLISDPNFKIESELNLKTFQTLNGKKFYHRQTLIFKNCSLIKRFDFVENPQNDAKNVIEVLNSINQI; translated from the coding sequence TTGATAAATTTGCCAAAAAATTGTGTAGTTTTTACATATCCAAAAATGGGAAAAAATGGAGAGTTTTTACCTGATGAGCTAAAAAATTTAGCTGGGCTTACAGGATGTTCAAATCAGTGTAAAGCTTATCAGCAAAATTTAAATTTGATAAAAAATATCGGCTTTGAACTTATCGCCATTAGCTCACAAAGCCAGAGTGAAATAGATGAATTTAAAAATTCGCTAGGACTTGATTTTAAGCTAATAAGCGATCCAAATTTTAAGATTGAAAGTGAGCTAAATTTAAAAACATTTCAAACTCTGAATGGTAAAAAATTTTACCACCGTCAAACTTTGATATTTAAAAATTGTAGCCTTATAAAACGTTTTGATTTTGTAGAAAATCCGCAAAATGATGCAAAAAACGTAATAGAAGTTTTAAATAGTATAAATCAAATTTGA